In Flavobacterium endoglycinae, one DNA window encodes the following:
- a CDS encoding PorP/SprF family type IX secretion system membrane protein, translating to MKKLVLIFMFFTVVCSAQQDAQFTQYMYNTIEINPAYAGSRGVLSAFGLYRTQWIGLDGAPKTSTFSINTPLNNSNLGLGVSLVNDKIGPTNENTLSADLSYSVPTSESFKLSFGIKATANMFNLDANKLSYEDQDDPQFQDLKNKFTPNIGAGIYWHSDRAYLGLSVPNFIETSRYDDNDTAIFKEKINYYFMAGYVFNLDHLEYIKFKPALLTKMVEGAPLQVDVSGNFMFNDKFVVGVAYRWSASVSAMAGFQVSRGMYIGYGYDHETTQLRRYNSGSHEVFLRFDFFNNYNKLTSPRFF from the coding sequence ATGAAAAAATTAGTTTTAATTTTCATGTTTTTTACAGTAGTGTGTTCAGCGCAGCAAGATGCCCAATTCACACAATACATGTATAACACAATCGAAATCAATCCCGCTTACGCAGGTTCACGCGGTGTATTAAGTGCTTTCGGATTGTATCGTACCCAATGGATTGGACTTGACGGAGCTCCAAAAACAAGCACCTTTTCGATAAATACTCCTTTAAACAACAGTAATTTAGGATTAGGAGTTTCGCTGGTAAATGATAAAATCGGACCAACAAATGAAAACACTTTGTCGGCAGATTTATCGTATAGCGTTCCAACTTCAGAATCATTTAAACTATCGTTTGGTATTAAGGCAACGGCAAACATGTTTAACCTTGATGCTAATAAATTGAGTTATGAAGATCAAGACGATCCGCAGTTTCAAGATTTAAAAAACAAGTTTACACCAAATATTGGTGCTGGTATTTACTGGCATTCAGACCGTGCGTATTTAGGATTATCAGTTCCTAATTTTATCGAAACAAGCCGTTACGATGATAATGATACAGCTATTTTCAAAGAAAAAATAAACTACTATTTCATGGCAGGTTATGTGTTCAATTTAGATCACTTAGAATACATAAAATTCAAACCAGCTTTATTAACCAAAATGGTAGAAGGAGCGCCGCTTCAAGTAGACGTTTCAGGAAACTTCATGTTCAACGACAAATTTGTAGTAGGTGTGGCCTATCGTTGGAGTGCATCGGTTAGTGCAATGGCAGGATTTCAAGTTTCAAGAGGAATGTATATAGGATATGGTTATGATCACGAAACGACACAGTTAAGAAGATACAATTCAGGATCGCATGAAGTTTTCCTTCGTTTTGATTTCTTCAATAACTATAACAAACTTACTTCACCAAGATTCTTTTAA
- a CDS encoding helix-turn-helix domain-containing protein has product MENNKYELEIIRLGLLIKQLRGKENITQEQLSTLCNVDVRTIQRIEKGEQNITISLLFSIADSLKIEAGTLIGQIFSENQ; this is encoded by the coding sequence GTGGAAAATAACAAATACGAGTTAGAGATTATCAGATTAGGTTTATTGATAAAACAACTCAGAGGAAAAGAAAATATTACGCAAGAACAATTGTCAACATTATGCAATGTTGATGTAAGAACTATTCAACGAATTGAAAAAGGAGAACAAAATATTACCATTAGTTTACTTTTTTCAATAGCTGATTCATTGAAAATAGAAGCTGGTACTTTAATAGGTCAAATATTTTCAGAAAATCAATAA
- a CDS encoding CBS domain-containing protein, whose protein sequence is MTVDQILKAKGKNVYSVRTTTTVYEALKVMGEKNIGAILIIDGTDLKGILSERDYARKIVLKDKSSKETYVSEIMESNVFSVGLSNNIDDCMELMSSKRIRHLPVLEDGIVVGIISISDVVKAIIEIQKDTIQHLNSYISQ, encoded by the coding sequence ATGACTGTAGATCAAATACTAAAAGCAAAAGGGAAAAATGTTTATTCGGTACGTACAACTACAACCGTTTATGAAGCTTTAAAAGTAATGGGCGAAAAAAACATTGGAGCCATTCTCATTATCGACGGAACCGATTTAAAAGGGATTTTGTCTGAAAGAGATTATGCGCGAAAAATTGTTTTAAAAGACAAATCTTCAAAAGAAACTTATGTAAGCGAAATCATGGAAAGCAATGTTTTTTCTGTAGGATTGTCAAATAATATTGATGACTGCATGGAACTCATGAGTTCTAAACGAATCCGACATTTACCTGTTTTAGAAGATGGAATTGTAGTAGGTATAATTTCGATTAGCGACGTTGTTAAGGCAATCATTGAAATTCAAAAAGATACCATCCAACATTTAAATTCTTACATTTCTCAATAG
- a CDS encoding OmpA family protein, whose amino-acid sequence MKMKKLLYFFLFFCFFFNANAQTASIESADKKYDSYAYADAINAYEKLVKKGVKEERIFQRLGNSYYFIGELKQALVYYKELFNINENQEAEYLYKYSQCLKADGNYTRADEALDKFSQKAPQDSRAILFLKNKSYLEDIKGNSGRFDIADAGVNSADSDYGSTILDNKLVFTSARDTGSIVKKNFKWTNKAISTLYTVKLNNDGSIDEPVFFHKRNLEVNLNQSTPVFTKDGKTMYFTRNNSVNGKRRQNENKITFLKLYKATFIDGEWKDIQELPFNSDEYSVAHPALSTDEKILYFASDMPGTLGLSDLFKVNILADGTYSTPENLGSEINTEGRETFPFISEENELYFATDGRPGLGGLDIYVSKISKEGTFEEVQNVGEPINSKQDDFAFMINSKNRNGFFSSNRDGGHGLDDVYRFTENRRLICEQQVSGTVTDQETGEVLANVTLVLFDEAGKVTPVEAKTDANGNYIFLNVKCGKKYFIRSSKDEYLPKEVSFAVKKSTGSVVMPIALEKKPKPIVKAMPVVIKANSIKPVKVNITIGTDLAKLLNIPMNFFDLGKATIRKDSEPKLQKMVDMLKQYPTIKVDIRSHTDSRSSTESNQILSDKRAQSTKDWLISKGIDAGRLTAKGYGETQLVNKCADGVKCTEKEHQQNRRSEFIIVSM is encoded by the coding sequence ATGAAGATGAAAAAATTACTTTATTTCTTTTTGTTCTTTTGCTTTTTCTTCAATGCAAATGCCCAAACAGCAAGTATAGAAAGTGCAGACAAAAAATACGATAGTTACGCTTACGCAGATGCTATAAACGCATATGAAAAGCTAGTAAAAAAAGGAGTTAAGGAAGAAAGAATATTTCAAAGACTTGGAAATTCTTACTACTTCATTGGCGAATTAAAACAAGCCCTTGTATACTATAAAGAGTTATTCAATATAAATGAAAACCAAGAAGCCGAGTATTTATACAAATATTCACAGTGTTTAAAAGCAGACGGAAATTACACTAGAGCAGACGAAGCTCTAGATAAATTCAGCCAAAAAGCACCGCAGGATTCAAGAGCCATTTTATTCTTAAAAAACAAAAGCTACCTTGAAGATATCAAAGGAAACTCAGGCCGTTTTGATATTGCAGATGCCGGAGTTAACTCTGCCGATTCTGATTACGGAAGCACTATTTTAGACAATAAATTAGTTTTTACATCAGCCAGAGATACAGGTTCGATTGTTAAGAAAAATTTCAAATGGACTAATAAAGCCATTTCGACTTTGTATACCGTTAAGCTTAATAACGACGGAAGTATTGATGAACCCGTATTTTTTCATAAGAGAAACCTAGAAGTAAACCTTAACCAGTCGACTCCAGTTTTTACAAAAGATGGAAAAACAATGTACTTTACCCGAAACAATTCTGTAAACGGTAAAAGAAGACAAAATGAAAATAAAATTACATTTTTAAAACTATACAAAGCGACATTTATTGATGGTGAATGGAAAGATATTCAAGAACTTCCTTTCAATAGCGACGAATATAGTGTAGCACATCCGGCATTAAGTACAGATGAAAAAATATTGTACTTTGCATCAGATATGCCGGGAACGTTAGGACTTTCAGATTTATTTAAAGTGAATATTCTAGCCGACGGAACGTATAGCACACCAGAAAATTTAGGATCGGAAATTAATACAGAAGGAAGAGAAACTTTCCCATTTATTTCAGAAGAAAACGAACTGTATTTCGCAACCGACGGAAGACCTGGACTTGGTGGACTTGATATTTACGTTTCGAAAATTTCTAAAGAAGGAACTTTTGAAGAAGTACAAAATGTTGGAGAACCAATAAACAGCAAACAAGATGATTTTGCTTTTATGATTAACAGCAAAAACAGAAACGGATTTTTCTCTTCAAACAGAGACGGTGGACACGGATTAGACGATGTTTACCGTTTTACAGAAAACAGAAGATTAATCTGCGAGCAGCAAGTTTCAGGAACTGTTACAGATCAAGAAACAGGCGAGGTACTTGCAAATGTAACTTTGGTTTTATTTGATGAAGCAGGAAAAGTAACTCCAGTAGAAGCAAAAACAGATGCAAACGGAAATTATATTTTCTTGAATGTAAAATGTGGTAAAAAATATTTCATTAGAAGTTCGAAAGATGAATATCTGCCAAAAGAAGTTTCATTTGCCGTTAAAAAATCTACCGGTTCAGTGGTAATGCCAATTGCTTTAGAGAAGAAACCAAAACCAATTGTAAAAGCAATGCCGGTAGTAATAAAAGCAAATTCAATCAAACCAGTTAAAGTCAATATCACGATTGGAACCGATTTAGCAAAACTGTTAAACATACCAATGAACTTTTTCGATTTAGGAAAAGCAACAATCAGAAAAGATTCAGAACCTAAATTGCAAAAAATGGTAGATATGCTAAAACAATATCCAACCATAAAAGTAGATATTCGTTCGCATACCGACAGCCGTTCATCAACTGAAAGCAATCAGATTTTATCAGACAAAAGAGCACAATCTACAAAAGACTGGCTGATAAGCAAAGGAATCGATGCAGGACGTTTAACAGCAAAAGGATACGGAGAAACACAATTGGTAAATAAATGTGCCGATGGTGTAAAATGTACCGAAAAAGAACATCAGCAAAACAGACGAAGCGAATTCATAATCGTTAGTATGTAA